AGCATGAAATATCATTTTTAGGGGTGGGAAAAGGTGAAAAACAAATAGCTCTTCGAGATCTAGTTGTTTTCCTTCAGGAAGACACACTCTTCCTGAAGGACCTTAGGTCAAATCAGATAATCATCCCTAAGCTAAATTGCACACACAATGTTGGAGAAACAGACCTTCCTGTTTATAAATTTCTTTATGATTTACAGTTTCAGGGGCTTGATGGGAGCCTAAAATTTGATTGGGATGGGAAAATCAATAACAACATCTTCTTTCCCAGAGTGTCATATAAGGGAGTAATTATAAGCCTAGCCACGTGGGAATTTCGAAAAACAGCTTTAGCGGATGTACATAAACTGAAATCTATAAACGACTTCGAAAAATGGCATCAAAAATTAAATATCCCTCCACTTTTTGTAATATCAGAAGGTGATAACGATCTTCTAATTGACACTAAAAGTGAATTCCTTATTCAACTATTTATTGACACCGTCAAAAACAAAAAACAACTAACACTAAAAGAATTTCTTTTGAACGAGAGTCAACCTGTTAAGAACTCGTATGGAGAATCCATGGCCAATCAATTTATTGCCACACTACTCAAATCTGGAGAAGCATATAAGCTTCCAGGAAAAGAAGCATTAAAAAGTGTAGACACTAATCAGGTTCTTATTAAAACAGAAAATGCACCATACTCAAACTGGCTTTACATTAAAGTATATTGCCCTTTGGCGTCCGTTGATAGTATTCTTTCAAATGAAATAGCCAACGCTTTAAAAGAAGCATTTGACAAGAATTTAATAGATAAATGGTTTTTTATTAGATACCGAGACCCTGACTTCCATTTAAGAGTACGCTTTCATTTAAATGACATAGAGCAATACCAAGAACTTATAAAACTCCTAAACCATTATATATCAAACCAAACTGATATTTGGAAGGTGGAACTAGGCTCTTACGAACCAGAATATAAGAGATTTGCTGCCATAGGAATAGAGGCCGCTGAAAGTATATTTCACTTTGAAAGTTCTTCTTACCTTAATTTCTTAGCCTGTACTGAAGCCGATAGTAGGGAGGATATTAGATGGCTATATGCTTTAAAGTATATTGACGACTTGATGAGCTTTTTTGAATATTCTCTATCTGAAAAACTCAATTTTATCTCATTTGTACGAAATGGCTTCGCTGAAGAGTTCGGATTAAACCAAGAAAAAAAGAAGTTGATTGATAAGTTATATCGAGAAAACAAACAAAAGATCAATGAGACGCTGTCTCAAAAATCATATATAAAACCAGAAGTAACTCTAGATTTGCACTGCAAAAAGGAAGATTCTTTTAATAAATCGACACTAGCCGGCCTAACGCATATGTGCATAAACAGAATCATGAATACTCAGCCAAGGCTTCATGAATTTGTCATTTATGACTTTCTACTGCGAAGCTATAAATCAATATTAGCTCAGCAAAAAAACTAACAGAGAACCTTACTGAAGCATTTTGCTTTCCAAAAGGTCAAAGAAAGTGTCTCTATAAGTTATTCCTAAAGGAATCTTATCAATATCTGTTTGAAGTACTATCTCTCCTCCATCTACATATTTAAGATGGTTTAAAGAAACAATGAAAGACTTATGCGTTCTTATGAAATGCTCTTTCGGAAGCTTCTCAGCTAACTCTTTCATGGTAAGCAAGGTAATTATCTGCTCTTTCTGAAGAGTATAGATAGCTACGTAATTTTTAAGAGATTCTATATAAAGAATATTCTCAAATTTCACTTTCACATACTTTCCTTTATGCTCTGTTTTGACCATGATATAGTCACTAAGAGACTCCAACTTATTAGCCGTGCTGGCTGCTAAGAACCTGTTTTGAACTCTCTGAACAGCTCTTAAAAAGTCATCAAAAGGAATTGGCTTTGTTAAATAATCTACCACATCATATTTATAACCGTCAATAGCATACTCTGAATAAGCTGTGGTTAAAACAATTTTGGTATCATTCTTTAACATATCCATAAAACTGAACCCTGTGAGGTGCGGCATATTGATATCTAAAAAAACCACATCAATTTGATTTTCATTGACAAACGTCAAAGCTTCTACCGGATTCGAAAAAGAGGCCACATTCTCAACAAAGGACAACCTCTTTACGTAATTCTCAAGCACTTTGATTGCTGCAGATTCGTCATCCACAATTACACTTAATATCATTCTTTTTTCTTTTATGTAGACTCCAGTTAAACTATTACGTACACAAGTCTAATAAGATATAACGAAATTTCCTATGAGAAATTCACTTCTTCCAGACTATTGTTAATAAAACTTCGTAGGTCTCATCTTCCTCATTTACTAGTAGATTATAATCACTTCCATAAGTCAATTCTAACCTTCTTTCAATGTTCTTAATGCCTACTGATGTCGTCTCTTTATCCTTAAAATCTAGTCGCTTTGTATTAAAACATACAAATTTCAGACCATTTTTATCTACATCTAAATTTATCTTGATTGGTGTCTCCGGATCATCAATGACTCCGTACTTAAATGCATTCTCCACTAGACTAAGCAAAACCAGCGGTGGAATAACAAATAGCATAAACAATCCCGACTTCTCAAAGTCAACATAAGCCCTCCCTCCGAACCTTAATTTTTGAAGTACCAGATACTCTGTTACCGCCTCTACCTCTCTTCGTAAGCTGCTATTTTCAGTCTTGGTGCTTTCCACTGAATACCTAAGAAGCTTGGTTAATGATAGTATAGCATTTCCCGCCTCTGTACTCTTTTCGGCTACATCTCCATAAACAAAGTTTAAAGTATTAAACAAGAAGTGTGGATTTATCTGAGCCCTAAGAAATGCAATCTCGGCACTATGTAATTGTTTCTCAACCTCCCTCCTTAACCTTTGATCATCAATTCGCTGCAGGTATATCCAATAGGCAAAGCCATATAGTGCCGAAGTTGAAAACCGCCAGGTTTCAAACAAATAAAGAGTCCACGCTTTCTCTTCTAGCCTTTTAACAGACGCCTCATACTCTATGACATAAATATCCCAAATGAAATTTAACCCAGAGAAGAGAAGAACAGCTAAAATCCCAAATACTACGCCCTTCAACTTTTGGTTTGGAAAATACTTCTTATATATCTCTACTATAAAATAAAAACAAAATGTGTAAACAATGACAGTACAGAAATAGGTCACTATCATTCCTTGGGTCACGTCTTCCGTAAATCCAATAACAAAAACAAAATCAACCAAATAGTAAATACTCCAAGCCAGTATATGAAGTCGAATTTCTGCCTTATTTTTTCTTAATTGTTCTATTATAGCGTTCATGGTTATACCTTTTTTACAGGTTTTATATTTAAAACTTCTTTTTGTATAGCTAATACGGTTGTGTGCACTATTTCTTTTCAAACAAGCCAATACACGCCGACATTTGTATAGTAAATTTTAATCAATCAAATAATCAATTTTAATCATGAGAAAAATCAATCTCCAAATCAGAAAAACAACAGTTGCTAAATTTAACAATTCTGCAAAGAACTCAACAAAGTCTTGGTCTACAATTCCAATACCTTGTTCCACTATACCGATTCCTTAATTTTAGGAAAGCGAATAGTGTTTCAAACAAAACATTAATATGCAAACATTACCCAAAGTTCTATTGATTCACAGAAGTACCTTGATTTGCGAAGTCCTCCGTGAATCATTAGAGCAGCGGGAATACGATGTAGTTTCTTATGCAACTTCCGGAGAAGACGCATTAAAAAATACTTCAAAGTACAAACCGGATGTAATAATAGTAAGCAATTACTTATCAGACTATTCAGGCCTAGAAATAGTTAACCAATTAAATAAAGAATCTTTTAAAGGTTCTTTTATTTTTTTATCTCAAAGTGCTACAGACGCTAGGCTAGTTCATCAAAAACTAAATGTGGCTGGTCACATTCATACCTTCGATGGTATGAGTGAATTATTTTTTGCCCTTCAAGAAATAAGGTCTGGTCGCCAATACACTTCACAAAGTGTCAAAAAAGAAATTAGCAAGAGCTATAAAGAAGAAACCGATTCCATTCAAATGGATACTGCTATTTTGAAATCACTCACTCCACGAGAGCTTCAAATTATGCAAGCACTAGCAGACTCCAATACTACTCCACAAATAGCCAAGCAATTTTTAATTAGTCCTGCTACCGTAAATAACCACAGAGCTAACATTATGCATAAGCTAAAACTAAGAGGGAGAAACCAACTCATAGGCGTTGCGATTTCCTTAAAACCCTTTTATGACAGCGATGCCGCTTAATTATTCTTAATCAGAATAATGATTTTGGTATGCTTTTTTGACTCCTGTATTCATCTCAGGACCCCTTGGACATTTATAATAACGCTCACTCGATTAATTATAAAGTCCATACAATCTCATTTATAAACACGCTATTTCAAAAAACGAAATGGCGTGTTTTATTATAAGGCTTATAATCAAAAGGAAGCGAAACTATCGGTATCTAAGCCAAACAAAGTGTTCTTAAAGAAAATAGTTTAATTTTCCGTTTCATATCGCGATTTAAGAACCTACTTTTGCCCCCGATTTTCATGGTAAACAAAATTTAACAAAATGTCTGCAGCACATCAAGTATCTGACCGTATCCAAAATCTGGAATCATCAGCTACCATTGCCATGTCTCAAAAATCTCGTGAACTACGCGATGAGGGACATGACGTTATCAACCTTTCAATCGGAGAGCCCGATTTTAAAACGCCTGAGCATATTTGCGAAGAAGCTAAAAAAGCTATTGACGCAGGTTTTCACTCTTATACACCGGTACCGGGTATTCCTGAGTTACGAAAGGCGATTGCAGATAAATTTAAACGTGACAATAATATTGACTGGGCCCCTGCTAATATTGTAGTTTCTACAGGTGCTAAGCACTCTTTAGCTAATGCCCTTCAGGTAATGGTTAACCCAGGAGACGAGGTTGTAATATTTGCTCCATACTGGGTAAGTTACTCTGAAATGGTAAAGTTAGCAGAAGGAACTCCAGTAATAGTTAAAGGTTCTTTCGAGAATGGCTTTAAAGTTACTCCAGAGCAACTAGAAGCAGCTATCACTGACAAGACGAAGGTTATCATGTTTTCTTCTCCTTCTAATCCTACAGGGGCAGTATTTAGCAAAGCTGAACTTACAGCAATAGCTAAAGTGGTAGAAAAACACGAAAATGTTTTTGTACTGGCTGATGAAATTTACGAATACATCAACTTCATGGAAGAAGGTCACTTTAGTATTGGTTCTATTCCAGCTATAAAAGACAGAGTCATAACAGTAAATGGAATGGCGAAGGGTTTTGCCATGACAGGTTGGAGAATTGGATACATTGGAGCAGCCGAATGGATTGTAAAAGGTATCACCAAACTTCAAGGTCAGGTAACTTCAGGAACTAACCATATAGCTCAAAGAGCTTCTGTGGTAGCATGGGACGACATGACTTCTTCAGAAACGATGAAGAGAGCGTACCTAGTTCGCAGAAAATTAGTAGTAGATGGTTTGAAATCTATTCCAGGTTTTAAAGTCAACACACCTGATGGGGCTTTTTACGCATTCCCAGACATCAGCGATTTCTTCGGAAAGGCTAACGGTGAAACTAAAATCAATAACAGTGACGACTTCAGCATGTACTTACTACTTAATGCTCACGTAGCTACGGTAGCCGGCGAAAGCTTTGGTGCTCCTGATTGTATTAGAATTTCGACTGCTGCTTCTGATGAAGCATTGACAGAAGCTATTGCAAGAATAAAGAAAGCCTGCTCTGAGTTGAAATAAATTCAAACAAGACTTTATAATTTGATAAGCTCCTAAGTTCACACTTGGGAGCTTATTTTTTATAGGTCATATTGATAACTTGATTGACATGCCTCCCATGGTCAATTGAACTATTCAAATCTTAAAATGTTTAAGAAGTATGAAAAAGAAAATCAACATTGACATAGTTTCGGACATAGCTTGTCCGTGGTGTTTCGTCGGAAAAAGACGACTAGAAGAAGCCATCAAGTCGTTAGACAAATACGATCTAAATATAAATTGGCATCCATTCCAATTGGACCCAAACATTCCACAAGAAGGAGCAGACAAAGAAGAATACATGGCTAATAAATTTGGTAGCGTAGAGCGTTATGAAATGTTGGCAGAGAATTTAATAAGTGCTGGAGATGGTGTTGGTATTAGCTTTGATTTCAAGTCGGCCAAGACTATCCCAAATACCATGAAAATGCACCAGTTACTTCACGTAGCGAGCAAAGAAGGTTTTGCAGACAGCTTAAAGGAAAGGCTTTTCAAGGCAAACTTTGAAGAGGTTTTAGATTTGACCCAAGACGCAACTTTGGTCAACATCATGAAGGAATTTGACTGGACAGAAGAATACACCCTATCTGTTATCAATGACCAAGAAATAGCTTACTGGGTAACGCAAGAAATAAGGAATTATCAACAAATGGGTGTTACAGGTGTCCCCTTCTTCATATTTAATAACAAATACGCCTTTAGTGGTGCTCAACCTCCACAAGTTTTTATTGACACCATAAAAGACGTCAGTCAAAAAATGGAAGTGGCCAAAGCAGAATCCTGCGACATTGACGACCCAAATTGTTAAATTGAGCCACAGTTTCAGCAATCTATGAAAAACACCCTTGTCTCGCTTTTTTTAATAGCCTTTTTAGGGGCTTGTCAGGTTCAAAAAATATCTAATAAGGTAATACACCCAAGTGATGACAAGCATCATTTGGGTTATCTTTTTATAGACACCATAACAGGTGACACCCTTTTTCAGCAAAACGCAAGTCGATATTTTAACCCTGCCAGTACCACTAAACTATTTACTTGGTACAGCAGCCTAAGTTTATTAGGAGAAAAGATTCCGGCTTTAAAGTATTATGAAACGGCAGACTCCCTCATTTTTTGGGGCACCGGTGACCCTACTTTTTTGCGAGCTGACTTTCCTGAAAATAATACGCTGGTCTTCCTAAAAAGCAAAGCCAATAAAAAGCTCATTTTCTCTGACGCTAACTTTCAAGGTAAACACTACGGACAGGGTTGGATGTGGGATGATTATCTAGAGGCTTATCAAACCGAAGTTTCCCCCCTTCCTATTTATGGAAACCTTGTCACTTTTAATAATCAAAATATTGAACCTAGCTATTTCGAAGTCCTTACTCAAAAATCATCTGATTTAAAATCAAAAGTACTTAGAGAGGAAGGCCAAAATCATTTCAGTATTGCCGAAAAAGCAAAGCTTAAAAATGTAAAAATTCCATTCAAAACGGATGGAGAGACTTTGGCGTCCTTACTTTCTGATACATTAAACGTTCCAGTGATATACGACCAAAATCAAGTATATGACTATGCATACGCCACACTCTTTTCTGAGCCAAGAGACAGCCTTATTGTACCAATGCTAGAGCATAGTGACAATATGCTAGCGGAGCAACTCATGCTTATGGCGAGTGGTCAAATTTCAGATTCTCTTTCTGTGACAAAAGCTATCAATTATATGCTCGAAAATAAGCTTTCTGACTTGCCACAAAAACCAAGATGGGTAGATGGATCGGGGCTGTCAAGATATAATATGTTCACACCAAATGACCTAGTATACCTCCTACAAAAAATTAAAGGTGAAATAGGCATTGACAAAGCTTTTTACATTCTCCCTAAAATAGGAGAAAACCATGAAACATACATTTGGGCAAAATCGGGTTCTATGAGCGGGGTTTATAACCTGGCAGGTTTTATAAAGACTAAAAAAGGCAAAACACTAACTTTTGCTCTTATGAATAATAATTTCACCAAACCGGTGAGTACTGTTCGGAAAGAGATGGCGGCCTTTTTGGAAGGTATTAGGGAGGCTTATTAAATGTTTTGTTCCGTTTTTTTTAAAAAAATTGGATAGAAAATCCCCGATTCTTAACCGATGTCATGTCCCTAAGGGACACCTTTTATTCAACAAAACAATCTTTTCCTACCGATGTCATGTCCCTACGGGACTTGATTTGGATAGAGCTAACTCCGATAATTCTGTTGTCCCAGCGGGACAATACGTTTACAGAAAGAAGATGACCTGTAAGCTAAAAAACAATTCTTGAGATTAGGGTACCCTTACTTGAGAACAAAATTGATGCTTAATTTGATTTCAGAACAGGGAAGCTTGCTGTATTATTAAATTCTCTCAAGCAAAGCATAATTTGATAGGTTAAATCGTAATCACTGGCATTTAGTATAATCTCGTCGCCAAGCTTACAATACTCCATAAACTCAGAGAGGTCTGGGTCTTTTAAATTAGTGATGGCAGCTACTTTTCCCTTATTATATCGTAACTCTATATAAAACCTTCTAAGGTCTTGGTATTCCAACTCCGCTGCTTTTCGTTTCGATTTGCCATCCTTACTCCATAAGTCATAAAGTGCGTCAATAGATATCCCAGCTCCACCGCCCAAACCACCAGATGCAGTAGTTCTAACCAAATTACCTACTATGTCACGCTTCATAGTTTTCGCATTTCTAGGATTTTCTAGGAAAGCCTTTATTTCTCTCTCAATGGTTTCAGAACGTTTATCTCTCACCACCACTTCCTCCAAGGCTATCGCTTGTTGGTCCAAACCAATAGTAGGATGCCCTACCTCTTTGTCCCAATAAATGGTAGTTTCTCCAAAACCAATACCCCTAATGATAAGCGAATCTCCTTCTGCTGCTCTAATAAAAAAGTCACCAGACTTATTAGTCACCACCACGTATTCCGTTCTTTGATTAGTTACTGTGAGCGAAGAGAGAGGGCTTTTGCTTTGACTATTTAGTACTTTGCCATAAACCGACCACAGCTTCTGCCCATTGCTTTGAAAAGCAACAAGTGAAGTTAATAAAACGAATAAAATTCTAAGTTTGATAGTCAATATTTTCAGGACGGCACAGCCACAAATTCACCATTCAAAACCAAATGGCATAGTTCACCGTTTTTCGTCAATGCGAAATTAGCCTTTTTCTCAAACTCTAAACGCCCTAAATCCTCTTTCTTGACTTTAAAAGATGTTAATATTTCTAAAAAATCAGATAATGGGCTCAGTGTATAGCCCGTAGCATCAAAGGTTTCGATACCCCAAAAGGTAGATAAATCGCCAATATCTTCTACTATACTATTGAATTCAAAGTCCGTAGCTTTCTCTATATTAACCTCGTCTTTATTAATTCCAATGTCAACAGTCTCGCCTTCCATATTGACATTTCTAATCAGCAAGTCAAAGAGATATTTCTGATTTGTAGGAATGGCACTATAGTCTGCCAAATTTTTAGTCTTATATGCACCAACATTGATACTTTCTAGAGCCTTTAAAATTATCAAAAAGTTAAGCTTGCGTAAGTACATTTTCTCATGGTCCGTTCCATACCCTCCAGATTCTATCAAAATAAGGCTGCTGCCCCATTTTTGAATATTATCACCAAAAGCTCTTGGCTCAAATTCATCAGAAAAACGACCTACTTTATCGGGTATTATTTGCTGCAAAACAGCATTCATTTCACAAATAACCTGCATGGCTTTGGTTCTATTCTCATTCCATTCTGTGGCTTCATTATATGCCGTAGCCAGAAAGGAAATAGCCGCCTGATTTTTTGTTGCTCCGGCAGAATATCGCACATTTTGATCATGAAGGTTGAAAGAGAACGCTGGCTTAATATCTTCCTGAAGTTTTTTCAGAAGCTTACTTTCTGGGCAAACCAAAGCAAGAGCATCCCTGTTCATATCAATCTGTTGGGCGGTTCTTCTTATAAACCGTTCAGCCCCATCAGGATTAAGCATTGGCACAAGGTGCAAGGTCAAACCATTTAAAATATCCTCCACAAAACCATTTGAAGTTTCTTGGAAGTAGTTTAAAATATCAACAATTGCCATGGTAGCTGTGGCTTCATTCCCATGCATTTGAGACCATAAAAGCACTTCCGTTTTACCCGATCCAAGCTTCACTTTGTAAATATCTCTTCCTTCAAAAGATTGACCTACCACTTCCTTTTCAAAAGAAAACTTTTCTAGCAGTTTTACTAAGTCTGCATGTTTAAATCTCCTTTTTGTAAAAAAGGGTTCTTTAATTTTTTCGTAATCAGATAAAAGGTCTAAATCTGTCAATGTTAGTTCAATATTAAATTAACCACTCCACTATTAACTAAGCCATATTCGGCTACCTTGCCAAAACCTTGATGACGTACCACATAGCCTTTATTTTCTAAAATAGGCAAGGCGTCTTTCAGCGTCATTCCTGACACATTAGGTACACCGCCCGTTGCTTTAATGGGTTTCCAGTAAACAGAATCATTATTCGCAATTCCAAACTTCACCATGCCATCTACTAGAATAGGCTCCATGTCAATAGAAAGCTCATCTGCAATCTCTTGGAAATCATCAGCCATACCGCTTTTTTGCTGTTTTGCTATTAAATTCTTCTGTTTTGCTTTTTTAGAAGCAGGATGAATAGCAACATCATAGGCAAAAATCTTATCTGCGATGTCTCTAAAAACTGGAGCACATACTTGGGATGCATACACTTGGTCTCCTCTAGGTTCATCTATCACCACTGCTGCGGTGTATTTAGGATTGTCTGCCGGAAAGAATCCTATAAAAGAAGTAAAATACCTGCCTTTATTATATCCATTGGCGTCAAGTTTTTGTGCCGTTCCCGTTTTACCAGCCACCTTACAAAAACCACTACTAATACCTTTGGCGGTTCCGTCTGTCACCACGCCTTTCATCATCTGTTTAGCCATTTCAATAACGTCATCGGGAGCAATCCTTTTTGATATTTTGACATTATCATACTCCTCTATCGTGTTATTACCCTCCTTTATTTCTCTTACCAAAAAAGGCTCTACCCAATACCCGTCATTTGCTACAGCATTATAAAACGCCAACATTTGTATGGGTGAAATTTGACTTTCATAACCAATACTCATCCAAGGCAATGTAAATTTACTATACGTTTTATCTGCCCCATTTTTAAAGTAAGGTTTTTTCTCTCCTTTGAGCTGAAAGCCAATTGGCTTATCAAGTCTGTATTTTGAAATGTAAGTCAAATAGTCATCAATGCCATTTGCTCCAAAAACACGCTCTATTAATTTATAAACACCAATATTACACGATTTTTCAAAGACTTCACTTACCGTAATATTCCCATGCTCATGGTCACAGGTAAACTTTTTGCCACGGTGCATGATAGTTCCTGTACAGTTGGCCGCCCAGTCTTTGCCGCTTAGGTTTCCTTTTTCCAAAACAGCCATCATAGAGGCCAACTTGAAAGTAGAACCTGGGTCTGTAGAAGCCAAAACCGCATAATTCATATCTTCAATATAGGAAGTCTCATTATTTCTGGTTCTCCTACTAAGATTTGCCAAAGCTTTAATTTCGCCAGTAGCTATTTCCATTACTATGGCCGTTCCAAAATTAGCATTTGTTTGCGTTACCTTTTCTCTCAATGCGTGCTCCACAATGTCCTGAAAATTGACATCCAAAGTGGTTACCACATCTTGACCAGGAATAGCCTCTTCGTTAATTTCAGAATCAAGGGGTTGGTTTACGCCTCCGGCTAATCTCTTAAACAAAGATTTACCATTTTTCCCTGCCAAGTAATTATTATAACTAAACTCAATCCCAAAAAGCCCTCTGGTTTTAGTATCTCTATCCAAACTCCCGATGGTTCTTTTTGCCATGTCATTAAATGGCAAAGAACGTGTTGAAATTTTCTCAAAGACTCCTCCACCTTTGTATGGGCCTTCTTTAAAGAGTGGAAACTCCGAAATATCCATCTTTTCTTGATGTGAGATTCTCCTTCCGGTCAAACGCAGATAGCGACTTTTTTTTGATTTCCGTTTGCTGACAATTTGCGATTTATACTCGTTCCAAGTTTTGTCACCAAAGTGTGCCGAGAGTTTCTTTGAAAGTTCATCTACACTTTGGTTAAAAAGTGCTTCAGAAGATTGCTTGACATCAAGACCAACATAGTAATAAGGAACGGAAGTAGCCAACAAACTTTTCCCATCAGAACCATAAATGTTACCTCGCATGGCAGGAATATCCTTCTCATAAATGAGATTCTTCTCTACTATTGAATTCTTGTATTTATCGTTGTTTTGAACACTTAAAATACCCCAAACAATAATTACCGCTATCAGTCCCATGAATCCGAATGTCCATAGAGACCTACTCTGGATTTGACCTTTTATACTGCTCATAATCTAAAGAGGTTTATTGTACAACAACAATTTTAACAGGCGGCTCGATGTTTCTCAATAGACCTCTTTGTTCCAAAGCTGAAGAAACTTGGGAGTGTTTACTCTTAAACATATAAGATGATTTGTGAGAAATATACTCTGCCCTTTTCTCTTTAATTTCTTGCTCGGCTTTGTCCAAACCTCTGATTAGATTTTCAAAATTATGCTGAAAAAAGATGTAGGTAAGAACTAGCATAAATGCAAAACCTACCTTCTTAAGCATAGAAGTGGGGAGTTCTTCGGAAATATTTAGGGTGTCAGAAATCCATTCTCCAAGATTGAACTTATTGGCCAATCTGGACATTAATGGCTCTTTCCGCTGACCTTTTGGTACGTTGAAAGACATGATTATTAGGAATTTTTATATTAAAGCACTTAATCAAAGTTAAGTATTACTATTCCAAAAAACCAAAATCATTTCTGAGTTAAACTTGGCTGTTTATAAACCCTAAAACAAATCGGGTGTTTCGCTTCCTATTTTTCGGGTTTCTCTGCTATACGTAATTTCGCACTTCGAGATCTAGGGTTCTTTTGTAACTCTACATCACTTGCAGTAATTGGCTTCCTTGTAACACCTTTTAACGGCTTGAGTACATTACCAAAAAAGTCTTTCTCAAGATGACCATCGAGGAAACCACTTTTGATATAATTTTTCACCATTCTATCTTCCAGTGAATGGTAAGACATCACCACTAAACGGCCTTCAGTATTCAGCAAATCAGGAACTTGGAATAAAAACTCTTCAAGGGCTTTCATTTCTTCATTGACTTCAATTCTTAAAGCCTGAAAAACCTGAGCATAATATTTAAACTCCTTAAACTTGGGTGCTACGGTGTCTAAAACCTTCTTTAGCTCTTCTATTGTTTTAATTGGCTCTCCAGACCTCGCCATATCTATAGCTTGAGCTGCGGTCTTAGCATTTTTTATTTCGCCATACATGCCCAGTATTTTGTGCAATTCCGCTACCTCATAGTTATTGATAACATCTTTTGCGGTAGGCCCTGCTTTCCTATTCATACGCATGTCTAGATCTGCGTCAAAACGTGTAGAGAACCCCCGCTCTGGTGTGTCAATTTGATAAGAAGAAACGCCCAAATCAGCTAAAATGCCGTCTACCTTCTTTACACCATGTACTCTTAAAAACTTTTTAATATGACGGAAGTTTGCCTGAATAAAAGTGAACTTACTTTTGTCAAAATTCTCTGCATTTTTTTTGGCGTCTTCGTCTTGGTCAAAGCTGTATAGCTTGCCATTTTCTAGTTTATCCATAATGGCCTTAGAATGACCTCCACCACCAAACGTGATGTCTACATAAATGCCGTCAGGATTAATATTTAAGCCTTCTATGCACTCTGAAAGCATTACGGGAACGTGATAATCAGTATTTGACATTGAACTTAAAAGCGAGTTTTTTGATTTACAAAAGTAGTTAATTGTCCGCTGAGAAGCGATTTTACCTTCAGTCTTTAGAAATTACATTCAACATTGATGAGAAAACTCCTTTTAATGCTTTCTGCCTTTTTATTATGGCAATGCCAAAGTGAAAACAAAAAGAATATTGACGGTGTCTGGCGAGCA
This sequence is a window from Arcticibacterium luteifluviistationis. Protein-coding genes within it:
- a CDS encoding LytR/AlgR family response regulator transcription factor, whose protein sequence is MILSVIVDDESAAIKVLENYVKRLSFVENVASFSNPVEALTFVNENQIDVVFLDINMPHLTGFSFMDMLKNDTKIVLTTAYSEYAIDGYKYDVVDYLTKPIPFDDFLRAVQRVQNRFLAASTANKLESLSDYIMVKTEHKGKYVKVKFENILYIESLKNYVAIYTLQKEQIITLLTMKELAEKLPKEHFIRTHKSFIVSLNHLKYVDGGEIVLQTDIDKIPLGITYRDTFFDLLESKMLQ
- a CDS encoding sensor histidine kinase encodes the protein MNAIIEQLRKNKAEIRLHILAWSIYYLVDFVFVIGFTEDVTQGMIVTYFCTVIVYTFCFYFIVEIYKKYFPNQKLKGVVFGILAVLLFSGLNFIWDIYVIEYEASVKRLEEKAWTLYLFETWRFSTSALYGFAYWIYLQRIDDQRLRREVEKQLHSAEIAFLRAQINPHFLFNTLNFVYGDVAEKSTEAGNAILSLTKLLRYSVESTKTENSSLRREVEAVTEYLVLQKLRFGGRAYVDFEKSGLFMLFVIPPLVLLSLVENAFKYGVIDDPETPIKINLDVDKNGLKFVCFNTKRLDFKDKETTSVGIKNIERRLELTYGSDYNLLVNEEDETYEVLLTIVWKK
- a CDS encoding response regulator transcription factor; protein product: MQTLPKVLLIHRSTLICEVLRESLEQREYDVVSYATSGEDALKNTSKYKPDVIIVSNYLSDYSGLEIVNQLNKESFKGSFIFLSQSATDARLVHQKLNVAGHIHTFDGMSELFFALQEIRSGRQYTSQSVKKEISKSYKEETDSIQMDTAILKSLTPRELQIMQALADSNTTPQIAKQFLISPATVNNHRANIMHKLKLRGRNQLIGVAISLKPFYDSDAA
- a CDS encoding pyridoxal phosphate-dependent aminotransferase, with protein sequence MSAAHQVSDRIQNLESSATIAMSQKSRELRDEGHDVINLSIGEPDFKTPEHICEEAKKAIDAGFHSYTPVPGIPELRKAIADKFKRDNNIDWAPANIVVSTGAKHSLANALQVMVNPGDEVVIFAPYWVSYSEMVKLAEGTPVIVKGSFENGFKVTPEQLEAAITDKTKVIMFSSPSNPTGAVFSKAELTAIAKVVEKHENVFVLADEIYEYINFMEEGHFSIGSIPAIKDRVITVNGMAKGFAMTGWRIGYIGAAEWIVKGITKLQGQVTSGTNHIAQRASVVAWDDMTSSETMKRAYLVRRKLVVDGLKSIPGFKVNTPDGAFYAFPDISDFFGKANGETKINNSDDFSMYLLLNAHVATVAGESFGAPDCIRISTAASDEALTEAIARIKKACSELK
- a CDS encoding DsbA family oxidoreductase — its product is MKKKINIDIVSDIACPWCFVGKRRLEEAIKSLDKYDLNINWHPFQLDPNIPQEGADKEEYMANKFGSVERYEMLAENLISAGDGVGISFDFKSAKTIPNTMKMHQLLHVASKEGFADSLKERLFKANFEEVLDLTQDATLVNIMKEFDWTEEYTLSVINDQEIAYWVTQEIRNYQQMGVTGVPFFIFNNKYAFSGAQPPQVFIDTIKDVSQKMEVAKAESCDIDDPNC
- a CDS encoding D-alanyl-D-alanine carboxypeptidase gives rise to the protein MKNTLVSLFLIAFLGACQVQKISNKVIHPSDDKHHLGYLFIDTITGDTLFQQNASRYFNPASTTKLFTWYSSLSLLGEKIPALKYYETADSLIFWGTGDPTFLRADFPENNTLVFLKSKANKKLIFSDANFQGKHYGQGWMWDDYLEAYQTEVSPLPIYGNLVTFNNQNIEPSYFEVLTQKSSDLKSKVLREEGQNHFSIAEKAKLKNVKIPFKTDGETLASLLSDTLNVPVIYDQNQVYDYAYATLFSEPRDSLIVPMLEHSDNMLAEQLMLMASGQISDSLSVTKAINYMLENKLSDLPQKPRWVDGSGLSRYNMFTPNDLVYLLQKIKGEIGIDKAFYILPKIGENHETYIWAKSGSMSGVYNLAGFIKTKKGKTLTFALMNNNFTKPVSTVRKEMAAFLEGIREAY